From one Gossypium hirsutum isolate 1008001.06 chromosome D08, Gossypium_hirsutum_v2.1, whole genome shotgun sequence genomic stretch:
- the LOC107898388 gene encoding protein LEAD-SENSITIVE 1, with translation MKTVRIADLRPGDHIFSDRKSRLYFHHGIYVGDQMVIHLMGPSKTYNLRPCERCGFKPQAGIFITCLDCFLNGHSLYRYEYDISYLKLAFKRSGSCSTWDCRPANEVVETANRLLEDKSFGSYNFFLNNCEDFAVHCKTGMAMSNQTARLFAFKLVGAVGYHATKVIYEALTTKDQLRTHQP, from the exons ATGAAAACAGTAAGAATAGCTGATCTAAGACCAGGAGATCACATCTTTTCAGATAGGAAATCACGTCTTTATTTTCACCATG GCATATATGTGGGAGATCAAATGGTGATTCATCTGATGGGACCAAGCAAGACTTACAACCTAAGACCCTGCGAAAGATGTGGGTTCAAGCCCCAAGCAGGGATCTTCATAACTTGCCTCGATTGCTTCCTCAATGGCCATTCACTCTACCGCTACGAATACGACATTTCTTACTTAAAACTGGCTTTCAAACGCTCTGGTTCTTGCAGCACTTGGGATTGCAGACCGGCAAACGAAGTCGTCGAAACCGCCAATCGTCTGCTCGAAGACAAGAGCTTCGGGAGCTACAATTTTTTCCTCAACAACTGCGAGGACTTCGCGGTGCATTGCAAAACGGGCATGGCCATGAGCAATCAAACAGCAAGGTTATTTGCGTTTAAATTG GTTGGTGCTGTTGGATATCATGCTACCAAAGTGATCTATGAAGCCCTTACCACTAAAGATCAACTAAGGACTCATCAGCCATGA